A window of Rufibacter sp. LB8 contains these coding sequences:
- a CDS encoding HNH endonuclease, whose protein sequence is MDNSKFYTSTAWRKLRARKLANDPLCTHCQKKGIITLGSDIDHVLSIAKRPDLKLDYDNLQTLCKSCHSIKTSSENKRPTEVNKLNDWLKTLLK, encoded by the coding sequence ATGGATAATAGTAAATTTTACACCTCAACAGCATGGAGAAAATTACGTGCAAGAAAATTAGCTAATGACCCTCTATGCACACATTGCCAGAAGAAAGGAATAATAACCCTAGGTTCTGACATTGACCACGTTTTGAGTATAGCTAAAAGGCCAGATTTAAAACTTGATTACGATAACCTACAAACACTCTGTAAATCCTGTCATTCAATCAAAACATCTTCAGAGAACAAGAGGCCAACAGAAGTTAATAAGTTGAATGATTGGCTTAAAACACTGTTAAAATAG
- a CDS encoding DUF1456 family protein yields MTNNDIMKKLRVALQLRDDDIVNILKLVDFNVTKSELGAIFRQEDHANYKPCGDQLLRNFLNGLVIHLRGPQAPRIPKPEGEPKKPNSAPPRSDKPRR; encoded by the coding sequence ATGACCAACAATGACATCATGAAGAAACTGCGCGTGGCCCTGCAGCTCCGCGACGACGATATAGTGAACATCCTGAAACTGGTGGACTTCAACGTGACTAAAAGCGAGCTGGGCGCCATCTTCCGGCAAGAAGACCACGCCAACTATAAACCCTGCGGCGACCAGCTTTTAAGAAACTTTTTGAACGGCCTGGTGATTCACCTGCGTGGCCCCCAGGCACCCCGCATCCCTAAACCTGAAGGTGAACCTAAGAAACCAAACAGCGCGCCGCCCCGGTCAGATAAGCCGAGGAGGTAG
- a CDS encoding murein L,D-transpeptidase family protein, whose protein sequence is MKNLLLVLLLFPVLFGQDTFKQEQLRFERVRAAYAQKQATVANLLKKKNLTAKNLNLYLRAFKQERVLEVWAKQKADSAFQLLTTYPFCGNSGTLGPKRQEGDRQIPEGFYYIDRFNPNSNFHLSLGINYPNAADSLRNAGRKLGGDIFLHGDCVTIGCIALTDDKIKEVYVLALEAFNQGQTQIPVHIFPVRFSTSAYGQLKMQYANSQALLRFWENLQLGYQHFEQKKTVPEVLVNRQGFYTFSR, encoded by the coding sequence ATGAAAAACCTGTTGCTGGTGTTGCTGCTGTTTCCGGTGCTGTTTGGGCAAGACACGTTTAAGCAGGAACAGTTGCGGTTTGAGCGCGTGCGGGCGGCGTATGCGCAGAAGCAGGCAACCGTGGCGAATTTGCTAAAGAAGAAGAACCTGACTGCCAAAAATCTGAACCTGTACCTGCGCGCCTTTAAGCAGGAACGCGTCTTGGAGGTCTGGGCGAAACAGAAAGCAGATTCGGCCTTTCAGTTGCTCACCACGTATCCGTTCTGCGGAAACTCGGGCACGCTGGGCCCCAAACGGCAGGAAGGCGACCGGCAAATCCCTGAAGGCTTTTACTACATTGACCGCTTCAACCCCAACAGCAATTTCCATCTTTCCTTGGGCATCAATTACCCCAACGCCGCCGACAGCCTGCGCAACGCAGGCCGGAAACTGGGCGGTGATATTTTCCTGCACGGCGACTGCGTGACCATTGGCTGCATCGCGCTCACAGATGACAAAATCAAGGAGGTGTACGTGCTGGCATTGGAAGCCTTTAACCAAGGACAGACCCAGATTCCGGTACATATTTTTCCGGTGCGGTTTTCCACGTCGGCTTATGGTCAGCTTAAAATGCAATACGCCAATTCACAAGCCCTTTTGCGTTTCTGGGAAAACCTGCAGCTTGGCTACCAGCACTTTGAACAGAAAAAGACTGTGCCTGAAGTGCTGGTAAACCGCCAGGGATTCTATACATTTAGCCGGTAA
- a CDS encoding P27 family phage terminase small subunit — protein MKDNTEKKGKLIRKQIEIYLTEKGYNIDAFSYLIEMFVTEYRIYLQAVTAISVEGLTVAGNGDGTFRVKNPNVTTKNESLKNIQSISKQMGLSVHDSLIFKLLNEGNENDEDGFDYLNYNKN, from the coding sequence ATGAAAGACAACACCGAAAAAAAAGGCAAACTGATACGCAAACAGATAGAAATATATTTGACTGAAAAGGGGTATAATATTGATGCATTCAGCTATCTAATTGAAATGTTTGTAACTGAGTATAGAATCTATCTACAGGCGGTCACAGCTATCAGTGTTGAAGGTCTTACAGTGGCTGGAAATGGAGATGGTACATTTCGTGTTAAAAATCCCAATGTAACTACCAAGAATGAATCATTAAAGAACATCCAAAGCATTAGCAAACAGATGGGGTTATCAGTACATGACAGCTTAATATTTAAGTTACTGAATGAAGGAAATGAGAATGATGAAGATGGTTTTGATTACCTGAATTACAATAAGAATTGA
- a CDS encoding PQQ-binding-like beta-propeller repeat protein, protein MKKSFSFLFVLLFLLSTRGLQAQVQAPFQFAFVSDTHIGSPNGGAEEDLRRTVADINSLPNISFVILTGDITEMGTDQELKLAKEILSALKVPYYILPGNHDTGWSESGGVSFIREFGYDKFAFEHQGVKFIGCSSGPYVRMSDGHIPRDAVVWLDSVLAATPKSQPIVFANHYPLDNGLDNWYEAIDRLKKQNTQFTICGHLHTNKKDNVEGIEATVGRSNLRAKAEFGGYNLVQMRQDSALFAERTPGLETKPVWRRIALGAKTYAAGNPFPRPSYDINKTYPSVKKAWSYHSDANVISTPVVHKGLVIFGNSVGKIEALREKDGKVAWTYKTGGGIFSSPAMHKDLVILGSGDGNIYALHSKTGKLAWKTTAGASVLGSPLVDKGVAYIGASDGKFRALDAATGKEIWAFSELEGAVVSTPLLYEGKVIFGAWDRHLYALNQKDGSLAWKWNNGSPNRMFSPAMVIPVAHDGVVYIVAPDRFITALDSNTGQTLWRSKEATVRESLGMSADKKWLYGKTMQDEIVAYPTSNSEAKVAWRLKAGFGYEHVPSMLLERDGAVFFGTKSGVVYSINPETQQVNWAHKIDNSMINTVNVLGKKKLVAASMDGKVELLEY, encoded by the coding sequence ATGAAAAAATCCTTCTCGTTTCTATTTGTTCTATTGTTCCTGTTGAGCACCCGCGGGCTTCAGGCGCAGGTGCAGGCGCCGTTTCAGTTCGCGTTTGTGTCAGACACGCACATCGGTTCGCCCAACGGCGGGGCCGAGGAAGATTTGCGCCGCACCGTGGCCGACATCAACAGCCTGCCCAATATTTCCTTCGTGATACTAACTGGCGATATCACCGAGATGGGCACAGACCAGGAACTCAAGCTGGCTAAAGAGATTCTGAGTGCGCTGAAAGTGCCCTACTACATTCTGCCGGGAAACCATGACACGGGCTGGTCAGAATCTGGAGGGGTGAGTTTCATCAGGGAATTTGGCTATGACAAGTTTGCGTTTGAGCACCAGGGCGTCAAGTTCATTGGATGTTCCAGCGGACCGTACGTGCGCATGTCAGACGGGCACATTCCCAGAGATGCCGTGGTTTGGCTGGACAGTGTGCTGGCGGCCACGCCAAAATCGCAACCCATCGTCTTCGCCAACCATTACCCCCTGGACAACGGCCTGGACAATTGGTACGAGGCCATTGACCGGTTGAAAAAACAGAACACCCAGTTCACCATCTGCGGCCATTTACACACCAACAAAAAAGACAACGTTGAAGGAATAGAAGCCACCGTGGGACGTTCCAATTTGCGCGCCAAAGCTGAATTTGGCGGGTACAATCTGGTGCAGATGCGGCAAGATTCGGCGCTGTTTGCAGAGCGCACGCCGGGCTTAGAAACCAAACCAGTTTGGCGCAGAATCGCGCTGGGGGCCAAGACCTATGCAGCGGGCAATCCGTTTCCGAGGCCATCGTATGACATCAACAAAACCTACCCCAGCGTTAAAAAAGCCTGGAGCTACCATTCTGATGCCAACGTGATCTCCACGCCGGTGGTGCACAAAGGCCTGGTGATTTTTGGGAACAGCGTGGGCAAAATTGAAGCGCTTCGTGAAAAAGACGGGAAAGTGGCTTGGACCTATAAAACGGGCGGCGGTATTTTCTCTTCGCCAGCCATGCACAAAGACCTGGTGATTCTGGGTTCCGGAGACGGAAATATCTACGCGCTCCATTCCAAAACCGGCAAACTGGCCTGGAAAACCACAGCTGGGGCCTCGGTCTTAGGCTCGCCGCTGGTGGACAAAGGCGTGGCGTACATTGGTGCCTCAGACGGAAAATTCAGGGCGCTGGATGCGGCCACGGGCAAAGAAATCTGGGCATTCTCAGAGTTGGAAGGTGCGGTGGTGAGCACGCCGCTGCTGTATGAAGGCAAAGTCATCTTCGGGGCCTGGGATAGGCATTTATACGCGTTGAACCAGAAAGACGGCAGCTTGGCCTGGAAATGGAACAATGGCTCGCCCAACCGCATGTTCTCGCCGGCCATGGTTATTCCGGTGGCCCATGACGGCGTTGTCTACATTGTGGCCCCAGACCGGTTCATCACCGCCCTTGACAGCAACACCGGCCAAACACTCTGGCGCAGCAAAGAAGCCACCGTGCGTGAATCTTTAGGAATGTCTGCCGACAAAAAATGGCTCTACGGCAAAACCATGCAAGACGAAATAGTGGCCTACCCCACCAGCAATTCTGAGGCAAAAGTAGCCTGGCGCCTGAAAGCCGGCTTTGGGTACGAGCACGTGCCCTCCATGCTACTGGAACGCGACGGTGCCGTTTTCTTCGGGACCAAGAGCGGTGTGGTCTACAGCATTAATCCAGAGACGCAGCAAGTAAACTGGGCGCACAAAATTGACAATTCCATGATTAATACCGTGAACGTGCTAGGCAAGAAAAAACTGGTAGCCGCCAGCATGGACGGCAAAGTGGAATTGCTGGAGTATTAA
- a CDS encoding YciI family protein, with the protein MKQYLITGLDYTTPGALDHRMAVRPFHFEAIKKYKDSGNFILGGAMLNDEGNMIGSTLVMQFASDEALQQWMDQEPYILEKVWESVTVTQFKVAQV; encoded by the coding sequence ATGAAGCAATATTTAATTACCGGCCTCGATTACACCACCCCGGGCGCCTTGGACCACCGCATGGCGGTTCGACCCTTCCACTTTGAGGCGATTAAAAAGTACAAAGACTCCGGCAATTTCATTCTGGGCGGCGCCATGCTCAACGACGAAGGCAATATGATAGGCTCCACGCTGGTCATGCAGTTTGCCTCTGACGAAGCCCTTCAGCAATGGATGGACCAGGAACCTTATATTCTGGAGAAAGTTTGGGAAAGCGTAACGGTGACGCAATTTAAAGTAGCGCAGGTGTAA
- a CDS encoding terminase large subunit domain-containing protein → MKDEQRKYIDAQLAKLEHYVTGVIDGTILTNQDIKLAVERYKRDRLNPIYTFRLDKLDKFFYFLSYIKINQDNQYTTFQPEPFQVFYLANIYGFYYTDTEDRRFTTSFLSIARKAGKSTLACIQALYHLAGDNALDAQVYLISDTRELANNSLKITKDLVSNSAALKKRIRNLFYSLRYKTSKTNSFIKSSTGDPEKLNSIRPNFALLDETHLFNDSQLPDMLKSGQIGIKSPLMSMTSTRGFLLNGHFQFDYEQHLKKVLRQEKEDENIFIMMFGLDSIEEINDPST, encoded by the coding sequence TTGAAAGACGAACAAAGAAAATATATTGATGCCCAACTAGCTAAATTAGAACACTATGTAACAGGTGTTATTGATGGTACTATCCTGACTAACCAAGATATCAAACTTGCTGTTGAACGCTATAAAAGAGACAGGCTCAACCCTATCTATACATTCAGGTTAGACAAGCTAGACAAGTTCTTTTACTTTCTCTCATACATCAAAATCAATCAGGATAACCAGTACACCACCTTTCAACCAGAACCCTTTCAGGTCTTCTACCTTGCCAATATTTACGGCTTCTACTACACTGACACTGAAGATAGACGTTTCACCACGTCCTTTCTTTCAATCGCTAGGAAGGCAGGTAAGAGCACCTTGGCATGTATACAGGCTCTTTATCATTTGGCTGGTGACAATGCGCTAGATGCGCAGGTATACCTAATCAGTGATACTAGAGAACTAGCTAACAACTCTCTCAAGATTACAAAGGACTTAGTTAGCAATTCAGCAGCATTAAAGAAGAGAATCAGGAATCTATTCTATAGTCTAAGATACAAGACTAGCAAAACCAACTCTTTTATTAAATCTTCAACTGGTGACCCTGAAAAGCTTAACTCAATTAGGCCAAATTTCGCACTGTTAGACGAGACACATTTATTCAATGATAGCCAACTGCCAGACATGTTAAAGTCAGGTCAGATAGGCATTAAAAGCCCGTTAATGTCAATGACTTCAACCAGAGGTTTTTTACTTAATGGACATTTTCAGTTTGATTATGAGCAACACTTAAAAAAGGTGTTGAGGCAAGAGAAGGAAGACGAAAATATATTTATAATGATGTTTGGCCTAGATTCAATTGAAGAAATAAATGACCCTTCAACGTAG
- a CDS encoding glyoxalase/bleomycin resistance/extradiol dioxygenase family protein yields the protein MENAFVPQGYQTIMPYLIVPHADRFLDFLRDVFGAEEKLRANREDGQIMHAEVSIGGSTLMIAEANDDWSAQPAGLYIHVSDADATYKKALAEGATSVMEPRDQDYGRSGGVKDPFGNTWWITNAAKNPV from the coding sequence ATGGAAAACGCATTCGTGCCGCAAGGCTACCAGACCATAATGCCGTATCTGATTGTGCCCCACGCAGATCGTTTTTTGGATTTTCTCAGAGATGTGTTTGGGGCCGAAGAAAAACTCAGAGCCAACCGCGAAGACGGCCAGATCATGCACGCCGAAGTCTCCATTGGCGGCAGCACCTTGATGATAGCCGAGGCCAACGATGACTGGTCCGCACAGCCGGCCGGTCTGTACATTCACGTCTCAGATGCTGATGCCACCTATAAAAAAGCCCTCGCTGAAGGCGCCACCTCTGTGATGGAACCGCGTGACCAGGATTACGGAAGAAGCGGCGGCGTAAAAGACCCCTTCGGGAACACGTGGTGGATTACGAACGCAGCCAAAAACCCCGTTTAA
- a CDS encoding NUMOD4 domain-containing protein — translation MNQIEFWKNIKGFNGEYQVSNLGRVKSLKFNKEKELRQTVDGTGYLTVTLYQDKKGKTFKVHNLVLNNFSEPIEGKSLCDHLSGVKTDNRLENLRWVTVRENQQNRVNKKNGNTTSKYIGVCICSTYNYIKASIMVDKKSKHLGTFKTEVEAARAYDMALINLGLAPVNIPN, via the coding sequence ATGAATCAAATAGAATTTTGGAAAAATATAAAAGGCTTCAATGGCGAATATCAAGTTAGCAACCTAGGAAGAGTTAAGAGTTTAAAATTCAATAAGGAAAAAGAATTAAGACAAACTGTTGATGGTACTGGATATTTAACAGTTACATTATATCAAGATAAAAAAGGAAAGACATTTAAGGTACACAATCTTGTTTTAAATAATTTTTCAGAACCTATTGAGGGTAAGAGTTTATGTGACCATTTATCAGGTGTCAAGACAGACAATAGATTAGAAAACCTCAGATGGGTTACAGTAAGAGAGAACCAGCAAAATAGAGTAAATAAAAAGAACGGCAACACAACATCTAAATATATTGGTGTTTGTATATGCAGCACCTACAATTATATCAAAGCGTCTATAATGGTTGATAAAAAATCAAAACATTTAGGGACATTTAAAACAGAGGTTGAGGCAGCTAGAGCCTACGACATGGCCTTAATTAATTTAGGATTAGCACCAGTTAACATTCCAAATTAA
- a CDS encoding TonB-dependent receptor domain-containing protein, producing MTFSFRFALFFLLFLIAGWQTKAAISVKNVAFQTSAGVPVTGQVMEATTKIPVGFATVALLDAAGKPVYGTAADANGQFTFPKVAAGAYQVSISFIGFATKLQPVTVSAAGALALGQIFLETDSKKLEEVVITGEKNLIQETDDGLVYNAENDITNLGGTATDVLKKVPMLSVDIDGNVEMRGSNKIKILINGKPSTMLSDNLAEALEQIPADLIQSVEVITSPSAKYEAEGSAGVVNIITKKSTLEGFTGSLNATAGNRSNNLNSNFNWRRRGLGLRASAGGNLNDRFGNSESDQIYFESRQISQRSNYENDGTSRYGQLSADYEVNEKNTLGGSLRLNGSNSQNARSLQSIETNPEGAITRQLHRDINTDGHSNNLEGNLFYRRTFARKNQEFEFLTTFNTNTNDSDYDLLEENGLGLITNRQENLNHSGTREMTFKADYTHPFEKYGQVEVGARSVLRSSETDYRFSSAPGLEAPLVQDPRRSNQFVYDQNVHAAYFSYTLRVDKKYILRVGGRYEYTTVHGNFKTTNTVLDKPFSNFMPNIMFRRTFKNDHQLRLSYSTRIQRPPIGQLNPYINDSNPFSIRYGNPDLEAELTHNTEINYSWLVKSLTFNASAYWRQTNNDIGSYQFVVIAEDTVQHNTFRNIGKNATYGSNLSMTLRFKQKGQWGVNGNVYYSDLNPGEGRPRRSGFMYNLNTNVSYRFTKELSVQAAASYNSARISLQSRSTGNQSYSLGVRKEFWNRKAGISLNMENFLQQAIEVRTTVQNPLWTSSSLNSNYNRVVRLTFNYRFGKMELKGQKELEKLTGPERPRNR from the coding sequence ATGACGTTTTCTTTCCGCTTCGCCCTTTTCTTCCTTCTTTTCCTTATTGCTGGCTGGCAAACCAAAGCGGCCATTAGCGTGAAAAACGTGGCGTTTCAGACTAGCGCGGGCGTGCCCGTGACGGGGCAAGTGATGGAGGCCACCACCAAAATACCGGTCGGGTTTGCCACCGTGGCGTTGTTGGATGCGGCAGGGAAACCAGTGTATGGCACGGCAGCAGATGCAAATGGGCAATTCACGTTTCCGAAAGTTGCGGCGGGCGCGTATCAAGTATCCATCAGTTTTATTGGCTTTGCCACCAAACTGCAACCCGTGACGGTGAGCGCGGCGGGCGCGTTGGCACTGGGCCAGATCTTCCTGGAAACCGACAGCAAGAAACTGGAGGAAGTGGTGATTACCGGTGAGAAAAACCTGATTCAGGAAACCGATGACGGACTGGTCTACAACGCTGAAAACGACATCACCAACCTGGGCGGCACCGCTACGGATGTGCTCAAGAAAGTGCCCATGCTCTCAGTGGACATTGACGGCAATGTGGAAATGCGCGGCAGCAACAAAATAAAAATCCTGATTAACGGAAAGCCGTCCACCATGCTTTCAGACAATCTGGCCGAGGCGCTGGAACAAATTCCGGCAGATTTAATTCAGAGCGTGGAAGTAATCACCAGCCCCAGTGCCAAGTATGAAGCCGAAGGCAGCGCGGGCGTGGTCAACATCATCACTAAGAAAAGCACCTTAGAAGGGTTTACCGGCTCTCTGAACGCCACGGCGGGCAACAGAAGCAACAACCTGAACAGTAATTTCAACTGGCGGCGCAGAGGTTTGGGCCTTAGGGCCAGCGCGGGCGGAAACCTAAATGATAGGTTCGGGAACAGTGAAAGTGACCAGATTTACTTTGAATCACGCCAGATTTCGCAGCGCAGTAATTATGAAAACGACGGGACTTCGCGCTACGGGCAATTGTCAGCGGACTATGAAGTGAACGAAAAGAATACGCTGGGCGGAAGCCTGCGCCTAAACGGCAGCAACTCGCAGAACGCGCGCTCGCTGCAATCCATTGAGACAAACCCCGAAGGCGCCATCACCCGCCAACTGCACCGCGACATCAACACAGACGGCCACAGCAACAACCTGGAAGGCAACCTGTTCTACCGAAGAACCTTCGCGCGTAAAAACCAGGAATTTGAGTTCCTCACCACCTTCAACACCAACACCAACGACAGCGATTATGACTTGCTGGAGGAAAACGGACTGGGCCTTATCACCAACCGGCAGGAAAACCTGAACCACAGCGGCACGCGGGAGATGACATTTAAAGCCGATTACACGCACCCGTTTGAGAAATACGGTCAGGTGGAAGTGGGCGCGCGGTCGGTGCTGCGGAGTTCAGAGACAGATTATCGGTTTTCTTCTGCTCCTGGCTTAGAGGCGCCGCTGGTGCAGGACCCACGGCGGTCTAACCAGTTTGTGTATGACCAGAATGTGCACGCTGCCTATTTTTCGTACACGCTCAGAGTTGATAAAAAGTACATTCTACGGGTGGGCGGGCGCTATGAATACACCACGGTGCACGGCAATTTCAAGACCACCAACACGGTGCTGGACAAGCCTTTCAGCAATTTCATGCCCAACATCATGTTTCGGCGCACGTTCAAAAACGACCACCAGTTGCGCCTGAGCTACAGCACCAGAATCCAGCGTCCGCCCATTGGGCAATTGAACCCGTACATCAATGACAGCAACCCGTTCAGTATCCGGTACGGTAACCCAGATCTGGAAGCCGAACTCACGCACAACACTGAAATCAATTACAGCTGGCTAGTCAAGAGCCTTACCTTCAACGCGTCTGCGTACTGGCGGCAGACCAACAATGACATCGGTTCTTACCAATTTGTGGTGATTGCCGAAGACACCGTGCAGCACAACACGTTCCGGAACATAGGTAAAAACGCCACCTACGGCTCCAACTTGTCTATGACGCTGCGGTTCAAGCAGAAAGGCCAGTGGGGCGTGAACGGCAACGTGTATTACTCAGACCTGAACCCCGGCGAGGGCCGCCCGCGCCGAAGCGGTTTCATGTACAACCTCAACACCAACGTGTCTTACCGCTTCACCAAGGAACTGAGCGTGCAGGCGGCGGCTTCGTACAATTCCGCGCGCATCAGTTTGCAGAGCCGAAGCACAGGCAACCAAAGCTACAGCCTGGGCGTGCGCAAGGAATTCTGGAACCGGAAAGCGGGCATCAGCCTGAACATGGAGAATTTTCTGCAACAAGCCATTGAGGTACGCACCACCGTGCAGAACCCGCTCTGGACCAGCAGCAGCCTCAACAGCAACTACAACCGCGTGGTTCGGCTCACGTTCAACTACCGGTTCGGGAAGATGGAGCTCAAAGGCCAGAAGGAACTTGAGAAACTCACCGGTCCGGAGCGCCCTCGCAACCGCTAG